Part of the Myxococcales bacterium genome is shown below.
GCGCAGGCTGGCCACCAACTGGCGCGGATCGGTGCGGAATCCGGCGATCAGGCAAAAGAGCAGAAACCACAGCATCGCCTGCGCGGTTTTGCCGGTCAGCGTCGCGCGCGGCCTGGCTTGAATCTCTTTTTTTTCTTCCGGCGGCAAAGTCCCCAACCCCGATCAGAACTGATAATAAATGTAAGGCCTCACGTCACTGCTGGCGACGGAGTATAATACGATTACCACGCCGAACAAGACCAACCCCTGCACCGACGCCGGCAGGGCGGCGAACCGGTTTTGCAGCCATTCCTCGTGCCGTTTGGGCACCAGGTGCATCCCGAATCCCAGGACCAGCAGCAACAGGATCTGCCAGGTCAGGTTGGGCGCGCTGCCGATGAACGAAAACAGCGTGTGCAGCAGGTTGAAGCCCGCCGCGACGTCGTCGGCGCGGAAGAAAATCCAGCCGAAACAGACGAAGTGGAAGGTCAGCAGGCCGACCGCCGCCCGCCCCCAGGCGCTCGCCGGATTCTCGCGGCCCGTCCGGCGCTGGATCATCCGCGTCAGCATCTGCGCGCAAGCGTGCAACACGCCCCAGAACAGGAATTTCCATTCCGCGCCGTGCCAGAACCCGCACAAGAGCATCGTAATCCACAGGTTGACGTAGGTGCGCGCCGGGCCTTTGCGGCTGCCGCCGAGCGGGATGTAGAGGTAATCGCGGAACCAAAACGACAGGCTGATGTGCCAGCGCCGCCAGAAATCCCGCGGATTCAGGGCGATGTACGGCGCGTCGAAATTGATCGGCAGGCGGAAGCCCAGCAGCAAGGCCGAGCCGATCGCCACGTCGCTGTAACCCGAAAAGTCGCAGTAGATCTGCAACGCGTAGCCGTAGATGGCCGCCAGCGCCTCCCAACTGGTGTACATTTCCGGGATGGCGAACACGCGGTCCACGAGGCCCAGCGCCAGGGCGTCGGCGATGACCACCTTCTTGAACAGGCCCGCCATGATCAGCCACAGCGCCAGCGAGCCCTGCTTGTCGGT
Proteins encoded:
- a CDS encoding MBOAT family protein — encoded protein: MLFNSFKYGLFLVIVFVAYWSLVRVRMARILLLLAASYFFYANWNPTFLLLIWFSSSLDFFLGGVLPMARRQWQKKALLAISLTANLGLLVIFKYTDFFLGGASDFCQLLGLDPIRLRLNLILPVGISFYTFQTMTYIIEIYRGKLAPTYNYFDYLLFVGMFPQLTAGPIARAADMLPQIEQPPRLTDKQGSLALWLIMAGLFKKVVIADALALGLVDRVFAIPEMYTSWEALAAIYGYALQIYCDFSGYSDVAIGSALLLGFRLPINFDAPYIALNPRDFWRRWHISLSFWFRDYLYIPLGGSRKGPARTYVNLWITMLLCGFWHGAEWKFLFWGVLHACAQMLTRMIQRRTGRENPASAWGRAAVGLLTFHFVCFGWIFFRADDVAAGFNLLHTLFSFIGSAPNLTWQILLLLVLGFGMHLVPKRHEEWLQNRFAALPASVQGLVLFGVVIVLYSVASSDVRPYIYYQF